Proteins from a genomic interval of Brucella intermedia LMG 3301:
- a CDS encoding phosphatase PAP2/dual specificity phosphatase family protein, producing the protein MTVHLTEREGYSRRPVVRRAILWLLFLAPFFYLTYGTANWLASQQSHVPNLAFAWENRVPFIAWSIVPYWSVNLFYAVALFVNDSPEQVDRLAKRYLAAQIIAVLCFVAFPLTATFVKPATAGIPGFMFDVLGGFDKPFNQAPSLHIALLIIIWDQMRRVMGGAVRVVWHVWCLLIGLSVLTTYQHHAVDIPAGALLGLFALWLFPRSGSSPFAGFQLTTNPKARRLGLYYLAGAVLFLALGIHGLSMTGYAIFWLWPATALAIVALGYFGAGAGIFQKQTDGSVSLASRWLLWPYRLFAGLNVRFWTRRLPPHVELADGVFLGRFPRAAELSSFATVIDLAAEMVPPPHDAEWKSFAAIDMVAPPSEKVQLAADAVEAARHHGPVLICCALGFQRSATVAVAWLVSTGRVANAREAETLIRAKGWPVHLHLAGEAA; encoded by the coding sequence GTGACGGTGCATCTGACGGAACGCGAGGGATATTCGCGGCGGCCCGTGGTCCGTCGCGCCATCCTTTGGCTTCTGTTTCTCGCTCCCTTCTTCTACCTGACATACGGCACGGCCAACTGGCTCGCATCGCAGCAAAGCCATGTGCCGAACCTTGCCTTCGCGTGGGAAAACCGGGTTCCGTTCATCGCGTGGAGCATCGTGCCCTATTGGTCGGTCAATCTGTTCTACGCGGTCGCGCTGTTCGTCAATGACAGTCCGGAACAGGTGGACCGGCTGGCGAAGCGTTATCTGGCGGCTCAGATCATCGCTGTTCTCTGCTTCGTCGCCTTTCCGCTGACGGCGACCTTCGTAAAACCGGCAACGGCTGGCATTCCGGGCTTCATGTTCGATGTGCTCGGCGGTTTCGACAAACCCTTCAATCAGGCACCTTCGCTGCATATCGCGCTTCTGATCATCATCTGGGACCAGATGCGCCGCGTGATGGGCGGCGCCGTGCGCGTGGTCTGGCATGTCTGGTGCCTGCTGATCGGCCTGTCGGTGCTGACCACCTATCAGCACCACGCGGTCGATATTCCGGCAGGCGCTTTGCTCGGCCTGTTTGCCCTGTGGCTTTTTCCGCGTAGTGGGTCGTCACCATTTGCCGGTTTTCAGTTGACCACGAACCCAAAAGCGCGTCGGCTGGGTCTATATTATCTGGCGGGCGCTGTGCTTTTTCTCGCGCTCGGCATTCATGGCCTCAGCATGACTGGCTATGCGATCTTCTGGCTTTGGCCCGCAACCGCGCTGGCCATCGTGGCGCTTGGCTATTTCGGGGCCGGTGCTGGCATTTTCCAGAAGCAGACGGATGGATCGGTCAGTCTTGCAAGCCGCTGGCTCCTTTGGCCCTATCGTCTTTTTGCCGGGCTGAATGTGCGGTTCTGGACCCGCAGGCTGCCGCCGCATGTGGAGCTTGCCGACGGGGTGTTTCTGGGGCGTTTTCCTAGAGCCGCAGAACTTTCATCCTTCGCGACCGTCATCGATCTGGCCGCTGAAATGGTGCCGCCGCCGCATGACGCGGAATGGAAGAGCTTTGCCGCGATCGATATGGTCGCGCCGCCATCGGAAAAAGTGCAACTGGCCGCCGATGCTGTTGAAGCGGCTCGCCATCACGGTCCGGTTCTCATCTGCTGCGCGCTCGGTTTCCAGCGCAGCGCCACGGTTGCGGTGGCCTGGCTCGTCTCGACTGGCCGCGTGGCCAATGCGCGAGAAGCAGAAACGCTGATCCGCGCCAAAGGCTGGCCCGTTCATCTGCATCTGGCGGGGGAGGCGGCATGA
- a CDS encoding lysophospholipid acyltransferase family protein encodes MRELIRHQVQSIFGSFLAILSRGITGVRPIWSGTGPSRNQRIYFANHTSHGDFILLSSCLDQEERARTRAVAGADYWRGNRVRQFMAEVLLRTVLVERNWVERTQDPMEVMLKALADGYSLIIFPEGTRNMTDEALLRFRSGIYNLALARPDVELVPCWIENMSRVLPKGAMLPVPLLCRVVFGAPVQLREGEDRKEFLARARQSLLDIQPRNGKQP; translated from the coding sequence ATGCGGGAACTGATCCGGCATCAGGTGCAATCGATTTTCGGTTCGTTTCTGGCAATCCTGTCGCGGGGGATTACCGGCGTGCGGCCGATCTGGAGCGGCACTGGCCCGTCGCGCAACCAGCGCATCTATTTTGCCAATCACACAAGTCATGGCGATTTCATCCTGCTCTCTTCCTGTCTCGACCAGGAAGAACGCGCGCGCACCCGTGCCGTCGCCGGCGCGGATTACTGGCGGGGCAACCGCGTGCGCCAGTTCATGGCGGAAGTTCTGTTGCGCACCGTGCTTGTGGAACGCAACTGGGTGGAACGCACGCAGGACCCGATGGAAGTGATGCTGAAGGCGCTGGCCGACGGCTATTCGCTCATCATCTTTCCCGAAGGCACGCGCAACATGACAGACGAGGCGCTGCTGCGCTTTCGCTCCGGCATCTACAATCTGGCGCTGGCGCGCCCCGATGTCGAACTGGTGCCATGCTGGATCGAAAACATGTCGCGCGTGCTGCCCAAGGGCGCGATGCTGCCGGTGCCGCTTCTGTGCCGTGTCGTTTTCGGCGCGCCGGTCCAGCTTCGCGAGGGTGAGGACCGCAAGG